The following coding sequences are from one Crateriforma spongiae window:
- a CDS encoding AraC family transcriptional regulator: MSPRIPIYKIQDATYRADSCRRLMEAAEADQIQLDAVVHGHYPGRRLPKNALPGLKALGYWDAAHPQSWGLDWHQNEGIELCLLDRGQLQFAVEGQAFTLQPNDLTITRPWQRHRLGDPNIGPGRLHWAIIDVQVRRPHQSWKWPDWVVLTREDLQELTELLRQNEQPVWHQASDVGQCFGRIADILGRCDADGSIDVSWLTLLMNELLLQILSLLRSRDVSMDASLADTQRTVQLFLDDLRHNRDHLAEPWTIKLMAEACGLGITRFTDYCRRLTNATPVQHLNALRLDAAADLLVQNPGWSNRQVAIECGFSSPQYFATVFRRHFGCSPQQYRHLDQDERPQADVAN, translated from the coding sequence ATGAGTCCGCGGATACCGATCTACAAAATTCAAGACGCGACCTATCGTGCGGATTCCTGTCGGCGATTGATGGAGGCTGCTGAAGCCGATCAGATTCAGTTGGATGCCGTGGTGCACGGGCATTATCCCGGTCGTCGATTACCCAAAAACGCGCTGCCGGGCTTGAAGGCGTTGGGATATTGGGACGCCGCGCATCCGCAGTCTTGGGGCTTGGATTGGCATCAAAACGAAGGCATCGAGCTGTGTTTGTTGGATCGCGGCCAACTACAGTTTGCGGTGGAAGGTCAGGCGTTCACGCTGCAGCCGAATGATTTGACCATCACGCGTCCCTGGCAACGACACCGCTTGGGCGACCCCAACATCGGACCCGGGCGGCTTCACTGGGCGATCATTGATGTTCAAGTGCGACGACCACACCAAAGTTGGAAGTGGCCGGACTGGGTCGTTTTGACGCGGGAGGATTTGCAAGAGCTGACGGAATTGCTGCGACAAAATGAGCAACCGGTTTGGCATCAAGCCAGCGATGTCGGCCAGTGTTTTGGACGCATCGCTGACATATTAGGACGCTGCGATGCGGACGGTTCCATCGACGTGTCTTGGTTGACACTGTTGATGAATGAGTTGCTGTTGCAGATTCTGTCGCTACTACGCAGTCGCGATGTGTCGATGGACGCGAGCTTGGCGGACACGCAGCGAACGGTCCAATTGTTCTTGGATGATCTGCGACACAACCGCGATCACTTGGCGGAACCCTGGACGATCAAGCTGATGGCCGAGGCCTGTGGGTTGGGCATCACACGCTTCACGGATTACTGCCGTCGCCTGACCAACGCAACGCCCGTCCAACATTTGAACGCGTTACGGTTGGATGCTGCGGCAGATCTGCTTGTACAGAATCCAGGTTGGAGCAATCGTCAGGTGGCGATCGAATGCGGATTCAGTTCGCCCCAGTACTTTGCAACCGTGTTTCGTCGCCATTTCGGCTGTTCGCCACAACAGTATCGCCACCTCGATCAGGACGAACGACCGCAGGCAGATGTCGCGAATTGA
- a CDS encoding arabinan endo-1,5-alpha-L-arabinosidase, with amino-acid sequence MCRAAVLSLVLISFGFPWSRSVVSFGAETVLSGGADPTIVFATNAKSEKGYYVVSTGRGINLSYSRDLKSWTRLGRIFQQDVPAWAKKEVPKSKAIWAPDLTFHDGQYYLYYCVSSFGSQRSVIGLATNRSIDPSDPEYHWVDHGKVIESHPGRGHYNAIDPALVVDQKGRWFLFFGSFWSGLKAVAIDPETGKPPANAEMVPIAARPRHRAHAIEAPFVIFRDGYYYLFASWGRCCDGAKSNYQVVVGRSTNPLGPYVDVDGRPMSDGGGTIILSSSQRYRGPGHNSVLTTDDGQWMVHHTYDMQHLDAHRILQIRPMNWTADGWPKVGQPLTGSFE; translated from the coding sequence ATGTGCCGCGCTGCTGTTTTATCGCTTGTCCTGATTTCTTTTGGGTTTCCTTGGTCGCGTTCCGTGGTTTCGTTCGGAGCGGAGACGGTTTTGTCTGGTGGGGCGGACCCGACGATTGTGTTCGCGACGAATGCGAAATCCGAGAAAGGCTACTACGTGGTCTCCACGGGGCGAGGAATCAATCTGTCCTATTCGCGTGACTTGAAATCGTGGACCCGACTTGGGCGTATCTTTCAACAGGATGTGCCAGCGTGGGCGAAGAAAGAAGTGCCGAAATCGAAGGCAATTTGGGCCCCCGATCTGACTTTCCACGATGGCCAGTATTATCTGTACTACTGCGTGTCCAGTTTTGGCAGCCAGCGATCGGTCATCGGCTTGGCAACGAACCGCTCGATCGATCCAAGTGACCCCGAATATCATTGGGTGGATCACGGAAAGGTGATCGAATCTCATCCCGGGCGTGGTCATTACAATGCGATCGACCCGGCACTGGTGGTCGACCAGAAAGGACGCTGGTTTCTGTTTTTCGGATCGTTCTGGTCTGGATTAAAGGCGGTGGCGATTGATCCCGAAACGGGGAAGCCGCCGGCGAATGCGGAAATGGTTCCGATCGCCGCACGACCCCGACATCGGGCCCACGCGATTGAAGCCCCGTTCGTGATCTTTCGTGACGGATACTATTACCTTTTTGCATCCTGGGGCCGATGTTGTGATGGTGCCAAAAGCAACTATCAAGTCGTCGTCGGCCGATCCACCAATCCGTTGGGACCCTACGTCGATGTTGACGGACGTCCAATGTCCGATGGCGGTGGCACCATCATCTTGTCCAGTTCCCAGCGATATCGAGGGCCGGGGCACAACAGCGTTTTAACCACCGACGACGGCCAGTGGATGGTCCACCACACCTATGATATGCAGCATCTGGACGCCCATCGAATTCTTCAAATTCGCCCGATGAACTGGACGGCCGACGGTTGGCCAAAAGTGGGACAACCGCTGACCGGTTCGTTCGAGTGA
- a CDS encoding DUF6298 domain-containing protein: MNQDYGGEWIRLVCIAAIIVCGTLGSDSTVTGQSADPAIVHASMGPLTVHRSNPRFFSTPDGRAVWLTGSHTWATLQERGIEGETPDFDYPRYLDFMHRHGHNFLRLWVWEHAQWMQFVDADVPIRYTPSIYQRTGPGNALDGKPKFDLTKFNEAFFRRLRNRVQEAQRRGIYVSVMFFQGFSVKKRPASANSGNNWHGNPFHKANNVNGINGDRSGSDTGHDLHTLADPAVTNLQKAHVRRVIDTLNDFDNVLWEIGNELPMPSKEFQYHMIRFVREYESHKPKQHLIGMTGAPLGTKKLMGSDADWISPAGAIWMGNPPAADGEKVMVVDTDHCRALRYDPDWVWNNLTRGNHFILMDEYLDFRAGSPKTPDPKWDHTRSAMGAARRLCERLDLATLRPQSESASTGFCLADPGHTWVVFQPKARATTVQTGRGRWHVQWIDPVTGVPFGDLEAKAADGAITVTSPRSGATVLLVTKAHR; the protein is encoded by the coding sequence ATGAATCAAGATTATGGCGGGGAGTGGATTCGATTGGTTTGCATCGCAGCGATAATCGTTTGCGGCACGCTCGGCAGCGATTCGACCGTTACGGGGCAATCGGCAGATCCCGCGATTGTTCATGCGTCGATGGGCCCCTTGACGGTGCATCGATCGAACCCTCGATTCTTTTCCACACCTGATGGACGCGCCGTTTGGCTGACCGGATCGCACACGTGGGCAACGCTGCAGGAACGCGGGATCGAGGGGGAAACACCAGATTTTGATTACCCGCGATACCTGGATTTTATGCACCGGCACGGTCACAACTTTCTGCGGCTGTGGGTGTGGGAGCACGCCCAATGGATGCAGTTTGTCGATGCTGATGTACCCATTCGCTATACGCCATCGATTTATCAACGCACCGGTCCCGGGAATGCCTTGGACGGCAAACCCAAGTTTGACCTGACCAAATTCAACGAGGCGTTTTTTCGACGTCTGCGAAACCGCGTGCAAGAGGCCCAGCGACGCGGCATTTATGTCAGCGTGATGTTTTTTCAAGGGTTCAGTGTCAAGAAAAGACCGGCATCGGCCAACAGCGGAAACAACTGGCACGGCAATCCTTTTCATAAGGCCAACAACGTCAACGGGATCAATGGCGATCGTTCGGGAAGCGATACCGGCCACGATTTGCACACGTTGGCAGACCCTGCCGTGACAAACCTGCAAAAGGCTCATGTCCGTCGAGTGATCGATACGTTGAATGATTTTGACAACGTACTGTGGGAAATCGGCAACGAGTTACCGATGCCCTCCAAAGAATTCCAATATCACATGATTCGTTTCGTTCGTGAATATGAATCACACAAACCGAAGCAGCACTTGATCGGCATGACGGGAGCGCCGTTGGGGACAAAAAAACTGATGGGCAGCGACGCCGATTGGATCAGTCCCGCGGGTGCGATATGGATGGGAAATCCGCCGGCCGCTGACGGCGAAAAGGTCATGGTGGTGGACACGGATCATTGCCGGGCGCTGCGGTACGACCCCGATTGGGTCTGGAACAACCTGACGCGAGGCAACCACTTTATCTTGATGGATGAGTATTTGGATTTCCGTGCGGGATCACCCAAGACCCCGGACCCGAAATGGGATCACACTCGGTCGGCGATGGGGGCCGCTAGGCGTTTGTGCGAACGCTTGGATCTGGCCACGCTGCGCCCCCAGTCCGAATCGGCATCCACCGGGTTTTGTCTGGCTGATCCCGGCCACACTTGGGTCGTCTTTCAACCGAAAGCACGGGCCACCACGGTCCAAACCGGCCGCGGGCGATGGCATGTTCAGTGGATCGATCCGGTGACCGGAGTCCCGTTCGGCGATTTGGAGGCCAAGGCCGCCGACGGAGCGATCACCGTGACGTCGCCCCGATCGGGAGCGACAGTGTTGCTGGTGACCAAGGCCCACCGCTAG
- a CDS encoding alpha-L-fucosidase, with protein sequence MKSSRLPLRLRILVAFLVAVLLAGGSIPSTAASPDDSRMDWWRDARFGMFIHWGLYAVPAGKYDGKEVKGIGEWIMSRANIPRAQYEKFAPQFDPQQYDADAWARFAKYAGMKYIVITSKHHDGFCLFDSAGQYDVVDATPYGKDILADLRDACERHGVKFCTYYSIMDWHHPSQKPAKMNNGRPVWNPTQMIDGQKQQYVDYMKGHLKTLVEDYRTHVLWFDGEWPSWWTDQDGQELYQWLLELNPELIVNNRVGAGRKGMSGFTQDGSFAGDFGTPEQEIPATGVDSDWESCMTMNDTWGFKTSDKNWKSSQRLIQNLIDITSKGGNYLLNIGPKADGTFPQASVDRLRAIGQWMSVNGESIHGTQAALFRPGWGRVTRKDGTLYLHVFDWPSNGKLTIPALSNEVRRVSLLASPETTLNLKRDGQMMVIDLPSTAPDDIASVITIDTKGEPALAQ encoded by the coding sequence ATGAAATCGTCACGCCTTCCATTGCGCCTTCGCATCCTGGTCGCCTTCCTTGTCGCCGTCCTGCTGGCCGGTGGTTCGATCCCGTCAACAGCCGCATCCCCCGATGATTCTCGCATGGATTGGTGGCGGGACGCCCGATTCGGGATGTTCATCCACTGGGGACTGTATGCCGTACCGGCGGGCAAGTACGACGGGAAAGAAGTGAAAGGAATCGGCGAATGGATCATGAGCCGTGCGAACATCCCACGTGCACAATACGAAAAGTTTGCTCCCCAATTCGACCCCCAGCAATACGATGCCGATGCGTGGGCCCGCTTCGCGAAATATGCGGGCATGAAGTACATCGTCATCACGTCCAAACACCACGACGGATTCTGTTTGTTTGATTCCGCGGGCCAATACGACGTGGTGGATGCGACCCCGTACGGCAAAGACATTCTGGCCGATCTACGCGACGCATGCGAACGTCACGGTGTGAAGTTCTGCACCTATTATTCGATCATGGACTGGCACCACCCGTCTCAAAAACCGGCCAAGATGAACAACGGGCGTCCCGTCTGGAACCCGACCCAAATGATCGACGGACAAAAACAACAATACGTCGATTACATGAAAGGGCACTTAAAAACACTGGTCGAAGACTATCGGACGCACGTACTGTGGTTCGACGGCGAATGGCCCAGTTGGTGGACCGACCAGGATGGTCAAGAACTGTATCAATGGCTGCTGGAATTGAACCCCGAACTGATCGTCAACAACCGCGTCGGTGCTGGTCGCAAAGGAATGTCGGGCTTCACCCAAGATGGTTCGTTTGCCGGCGACTTCGGCACCCCGGAACAGGAGATTCCCGCAACCGGCGTCGACAGTGACTGGGAATCCTGCATGACCATGAACGACACCTGGGGATTCAAAACGTCCGACAAGAACTGGAAAAGCAGCCAGCGGCTGATCCAAAACTTGATCGACATCACCAGCAAAGGAGGCAACTATTTGCTGAACATCGGCCCCAAGGCGGATGGAACGTTTCCTCAAGCCAGCGTCGACCGGTTGCGTGCCATTGGCCAATGGATGAGCGTCAACGGAGAATCCATCCACGGCACCCAGGCCGCACTCTTCCGACCCGGCTGGGGCCGCGTGACACGCAAAGACGGCACGCTGTACTTGCACGTGTTTGATTGGCCCAGCAATGGCAAACTGACCATCCCAGCGTTGTCTAACGAAGTCCGGCGTGTCTCGCTGTTGGCATCTCCGGAAACGACATTGAATTTGAAACGGGATGGTCAAATGATGGTCATTGACCTGCCTTCGACGGCGCCCGATGACATTGCCAGCGTGATCACCATCGACACCAAAGGCGAACCAGCCTTGGCGCAATAG
- a CDS encoding sialidase family protein: MFRNSFHSALVRRSPVNENLFRFGLAFVLITFATSHASKASADDGTPAESKPPRGEAIFQAGESGYHTFRIPSLCVATDGTVIALCEGRLAGRGDSGNIDLVYKRSTDGGVTWSDLQVLWDDQSNTCGNPCPVVDRQTGKISLLLTWNLGRDTEREIIRQTSEDTRHVYLSHSLDHGLTWTTPTDITDDVKSDTWTWYATGPGSGIQIKHGKHAGRLVIPCDHMEAETEHKYSHTIYSDDNGNTWQAGERTPKRDVNECEVVELSGGRLMLNMRNYDRNRTTRQIAISDNGGESWFDQTFAPELVEPICQAATERLRWPHDDQPGTILFSNPASADKRVNMTLRASHDEGATWPKQIVLHSGPSAYSDLAVLSDQTILCLYEAGENSPYQAIYLARVASNELD, from the coding sequence ATGTTTCGCAACTCGTTTCATTCTGCTTTGGTTCGCCGATCCCCCGTCAACGAAAATCTGTTTCGATTCGGGTTGGCATTTGTTTTGATTACCTTCGCCACATCCCACGCTTCCAAAGCCAGCGCGGACGATGGCACGCCAGCGGAATCGAAACCGCCACGTGGCGAAGCGATTTTCCAAGCCGGCGAATCGGGTTACCACACCTTTCGTATCCCGTCGCTGTGCGTCGCGACCGATGGCACGGTGATCGCGTTATGCGAAGGACGCTTGGCCGGTCGTGGCGACAGCGGCAACATCGACTTGGTTTACAAGCGTTCCACCGACGGCGGTGTCACCTGGTCGGACCTGCAGGTTTTATGGGACGACCAGTCGAATACTTGTGGTAATCCGTGCCCAGTTGTCGATCGGCAAACAGGCAAAATCAGCCTGTTGCTGACATGGAACCTTGGCCGTGATACCGAACGTGAAATCATCCGGCAAACCAGTGAAGACACTCGCCACGTATACCTCAGCCATTCGCTGGACCACGGTCTCACTTGGACCACGCCGACCGACATCACCGATGATGTGAAATCAGACACCTGGACTTGGTACGCCACTGGCCCGGGCAGCGGCATTCAAATCAAGCACGGCAAGCATGCCGGGCGACTGGTCATCCCGTGCGACCACATGGAAGCGGAAACGGAACACAAGTATTCGCACACGATCTATTCGGACGACAACGGTAACACTTGGCAGGCAGGCGAACGCACCCCCAAACGTGACGTCAATGAATGCGAAGTCGTCGAATTGTCCGGCGGTCGATTGATGCTGAACATGCGGAACTATGACCGCAACCGAACCACACGACAGATCGCCATCAGTGACAATGGAGGCGAAAGCTGGTTCGACCAGACGTTTGCACCGGAGCTGGTCGAACCGATCTGTCAAGCCGCTACGGAGCGTCTGCGTTGGCCCCACGATGATCAACCCGGCACAATTCTGTTCAGCAATCCGGCCAGTGCCGACAAGCGGGTCAACATGACGCTTCGCGCCAGCCATGATGAAGGAGCGACTTGGCCGAAGCAGATCGTTCTGCATTCCGGCCCGAGCGCCTATTCGGACCTGGCCGTCTTGTCGGACCAAACCATTCTGTGTCTTTACGAAGCCGGAGAAAACTCGCCCTACCAAGCGATCTATTTGGCTCGCGTCGCGTCCAATGAGTTGGATTGA
- a CDS encoding Gfo/Idh/MocA family protein — MRRREFLASTAAALLAAVQSSAYAAAGDTPIRAGLIGSGWYGKTDLFHLIQVAPVEVVGICDVDSKMAEEAAQLVSQRHPSGKVPPTYGKHEDLLSKHKPDVVLIGTPDHWHCLPMIDACRAGADVYVQKPISWDVAEGQAMVAAARKYNRTVQVGLQRRSTPHLLQARDRFIRSGKLGKIAYVDVHAYGGGPRDFPATQAPPENLDWDRYVGPAPWRDYNPGIHPRRWRACGEFSNGKTGDLCVHFLDVVRYFLDLGMPKTIAATGGRYMLPPDSNVNLHDTQNALFDFGDVQVTWNQRNWGTNPEPDYSWGATLYGDKGTLKLSVRSYDFIPKGRGQAEHGDWVDESEQYPEDQQHKETEMFAAPATRRHMQDFVEARREGRRPVADIAEGHASTACCLLANLSMRLGRSLAWDADAGRVIDDDEANQQLARPYRGDWEHPTAQDV; from the coding sequence ATGCGTCGAAGAGAGTTTCTTGCGTCCACCGCCGCCGCGTTGCTGGCCGCCGTGCAGTCATCCGCTTACGCCGCAGCGGGTGATACCCCGATCCGAGCCGGGCTGATCGGTTCGGGCTGGTATGGCAAAACCGATTTGTTTCATTTGATCCAAGTCGCGCCGGTCGAAGTCGTGGGCATCTGCGATGTTGATTCCAAGATGGCCGAGGAAGCCGCACAACTGGTCTCCCAACGACATCCGTCGGGCAAGGTTCCGCCGACCTACGGGAAGCACGAAGACTTGTTGTCGAAACACAAGCCCGATGTGGTGTTGATCGGGACGCCCGACCACTGGCACTGTTTGCCGATGATCGATGCTTGTCGTGCCGGTGCGGATGTGTACGTGCAGAAGCCGATCAGCTGGGATGTCGCCGAAGGCCAGGCGATGGTCGCCGCGGCGCGGAAATACAACCGGACCGTCCAAGTCGGGCTGCAACGACGCAGCACACCCCACCTGTTGCAAGCGCGTGATCGATTCATTCGCAGTGGCAAGCTTGGCAAGATCGCCTACGTCGATGTGCATGCTTATGGTGGCGGGCCACGCGACTTTCCCGCAACGCAAGCACCGCCGGAAAACTTGGATTGGGATCGCTATGTCGGGCCGGCACCTTGGCGCGACTATAACCCCGGCATCCATCCGCGACGCTGGCGTGCCTGTGGCGAATTCAGCAACGGCAAGACCGGCGATTTGTGCGTGCACTTCTTGGACGTCGTGCGATACTTCCTGGATCTGGGCATGCCCAAGACGATCGCCGCGACCGGCGGCCGGTACATGTTACCGCCGGATTCCAACGTCAATCTTCACGATACACAAAACGCTTTGTTTGATTTCGGCGACGTCCAAGTGACTTGGAACCAGCGAAACTGGGGCACCAATCCGGAACCCGATTATTCCTGGGGTGCGACGCTGTACGGCGACAAGGGAACGTTGAAGCTGAGCGTACGTTCCTATGATTTCATTCCGAAAGGACGTGGCCAAGCGGAACACGGTGACTGGGTGGATGAAAGCGAACAATATCCCGAAGACCAACAGCACAAAGAAACGGAGATGTTCGCCGCACCCGCCACACGTCGTCACATGCAGGACTTTGTCGAAGCGCGTCGTGAAGGCCGTCGTCCGGTTGCCGATATTGCCGAAGGTCATGCGTCGACGGCGTGCTGTCTGTTGGCCAATCTGTCGATGCGATTGGGACGTTCGCTGGCGTGGGATGCCGACGCAGGTCGGGTGATCGATGACGACGAAGCGAACCAGCAATTGGCGCGTCCCTATCGCGGCGACTGGGAACACCCGACGGCGCAGGACGTTTGA
- a CDS encoding DinB family protein, with amino-acid sequence MSDIRSLMTQQFENEIARTRQVLDVVTDALLDYQASPTMRSVRWNVSHLVDVPSWAEIILKADEFDVAPPDGPPHETPEMATMADAMNALDKNVAEARTALASFDVQSLDADWSLKAGGQTLMTMSRYETFQMFEISHVAHHRGHLLVYLRMNGVETPLLYGG; translated from the coding sequence GTGAGCGATATTCGCAGTCTGATGACCCAACAGTTTGAAAACGAGATCGCGCGGACGCGTCAGGTCTTGGACGTTGTTACCGATGCGTTGCTGGACTATCAGGCGAGCCCGACGATGCGATCGGTTCGCTGGAACGTCAGCCATTTGGTCGATGTCCCAAGCTGGGCCGAGATCATCTTGAAAGCCGACGAATTCGATGTTGCTCCGCCGGACGGTCCGCCGCATGAGACGCCCGAGATGGCGACGATGGCCGACGCGATGAACGCGTTGGACAAGAACGTTGCAGAGGCTCGGACGGCCTTGGCAAGTTTCGACGTTCAATCTCTGGACGCCGATTGGTCGTTGAAAGCGGGGGGACAAACCCTGATGACGATGTCACGTTACGAGACATTTCAGATGTTTGAAATCTCGCACGTCGCTCACCACCGCGGCCACTTGTTGGTGTACTTGCGGATGAACGGCGTGGAAACACCGCTGCTGTACGGCGGCTGA
- a CDS encoding family 43 glycosylhydrolase has product MSVVVADSAETESQNTSKTDSPAAPPNNPLRVNGHPFYAADPSVIIGDDGRLFLYPTTDNKDWDQQKGWSCYSTNDLVNWTDHGTIFSDKDSRWGTHKAWAPDITKKDNKYYLFYYFNNGGKGRQGIGVAEAESPEGPFTELTDRPLVRGHDPAILNDDGVYWLYLQDRVYQLGDDMKSIVQGPIDLNLEYRPDRFEAAYVFKRYGTYYFTIARGWNNLIYYTGSSPLGPFEFRGEFMKPYGGNNHHSIIKYRGRWILFYHQWINDDPKHQRQLRAEYLDFDVDGSIRMVQPTREGVDLTDLLP; this is encoded by the coding sequence ATGTCCGTCGTGGTGGCCGATTCCGCCGAAACGGAAAGCCAGAACACTTCGAAGACCGATTCCCCCGCGGCACCCCCGAACAATCCGCTGCGGGTCAACGGGCATCCGTTTTATGCTGCCGACCCGTCGGTCATCATCGGCGACGATGGACGTCTGTTCCTGTACCCTACGACGGACAACAAGGATTGGGACCAACAAAAAGGTTGGTCCTGCTATTCAACCAACGACTTGGTCAACTGGACCGACCACGGGACCATTTTTTCCGACAAGGATTCTCGCTGGGGAACCCACAAGGCGTGGGCACCGGACATCACCAAGAAAGACAACAAGTACTACCTGTTCTATTACTTCAACAACGGCGGTAAAGGCCGACAAGGCATCGGCGTCGCCGAAGCGGAATCCCCCGAAGGTCCGTTCACCGAATTGACCGATCGCCCGTTGGTCCGCGGCCACGACCCGGCCATCTTGAACGACGACGGCGTTTACTGGCTGTACCTGCAAGACCGCGTCTATCAACTGGGGGACGACATGAAGTCGATCGTCCAAGGCCCGATCGACCTGAATCTGGAATACCGTCCCGACCGCTTCGAAGCCGCCTACGTCTTCAAACGTTACGGCACGTATTACTTCACGATCGCGCGTGGTTGGAACAACCTGATCTACTACACCGGATCCAGTCCGCTGGGACCGTTTGAATTCCGCGGCGAATTCATGAAACCCTACGGCGGCAACAATCACCACAGCATCATCAAATACCGTGGCCGCTGGATCCTGTTTTATCACCAGTGGATCAACGACGATCCGAAACACCAGCGACAGCTTCGCGCCGAATACCTGGACTTCGACGTTGACGGCAGCATCCGAATGGTCCAGCCGACCCGCGAAGGCGTCGATCTGACGGATTTGCTGCCCTGA